In Streptomyces sp. NBC_00341, the DNA window CGGTGTTCCAGCCCATGTGCGGGACGACGTCGGCCTTGAGCGGGCCCACGGTGCCCGGCCACTCGTCGAGCCCCTCGGTCTCCACGCCGTGCTCGATGCCGCGCTCGAAGAGGATCTGCATGCCGACGCAGATGCCCATGACGGGGCGCCCGCCGGCCAGCCTGCGGCCGATGATCCATTCGCCGCGGGCCTTCTTCAGCCCCTCCATGCAGGCGGAGAACGCGCCGACGCCGGGCACCAGCAGCCCGTCGGCGTTCATCGCCGTGTCGAAGTCACGGGTGATCTCGACCTCGGCGCCGACCCGGGCGAGGGCGCGCTCGGCGGAGCGGATGTTGCCGAAGCCGTAGTCGAAGACGACGACCTTCTTCTTGGTGTCCACGGCTCCCCTAGTCCCAGAGTCCCTGGATCCGCATGACGCCCGCGACCAGGCACATCAGCGATCCGATGGAGAGCAGCACGATGACGCCCTTGGGCATGCCCTGCTTCGAGAAGGAGTAGACCCCGCCGGCCAGGAAGAGGCCGACCAGGATCAGGATGGTGTTGAGGCCGGTCACAGCGCGCCCTTCGTGGAGGGGAGGATTCCGGCCGCACGCGTGTCGTGCTCGCTGGCGTAACGCAGGGCGCGGGCGAGCGCCTTGAACTGGCACTCCACGATGTGGTGGGCGTTGCGCCCGTACGGGACGTGGACGTGCAGGGCGATCTGCGCCTGGGCGACGAACGACTCCAGGATGTGCCGGGTCATCGTCGTGTCGTACTCGCCGATCATCGGCGCCATGTTCTCGGGCTCGGTGTGCACCAGGTAGGGGCGGCCGGAGAGGTCGACGGTGACCTGGGCGAGCGACTCGTCCAGCGGGACGGTGCAGTTGCCGAAGCGGTAGATGCCGACCTTGTCGCCGAGGGCCTGCCGGAAGGCGGCGCCGAGCGCGAGGGCGGTGTCCTCGATGGTGTGGTGCGAGTCGATGTGCAGGTCGCCGTCGGTCTTGACCGTGAGGTCGAACAGTCCGTGGCGGCCGAGCTGGTCGAGCATGTGGTCGTAGAAGCCGACCCCGGTCGCGACATCGACCTTGCCGGTGCCGTCGAGGTTGATCTCGACGAGCACGGAGGTTTCCTTGGTGGTCCGCTCCACTCTTCCTACGCGGGCCTCGCGAGTCATGCGTCGTGCTCCTTCTTCAGTTCGCGTACCGCATCGAGGAACGCGTCGTTCTCTGCCGGGGTCCCTGCGGAGACCCGCA includes these proteins:
- the hisB gene encoding imidazoleglycerol-phosphate dehydratase HisB; this encodes MTREARVGRVERTTKETSVLVEINLDGTGKVDVATGVGFYDHMLDQLGRHGLFDLTVKTDGDLHIDSHHTIEDTALALGAAFRQALGDKVGIYRFGNCTVPLDESLAQVTVDLSGRPYLVHTEPENMAPMIGEYDTTMTRHILESFVAQAQIALHVHVPYGRNAHHIVECQFKALARALRYASEHDTRAAGILPSTKGAL
- the hisH gene encoding imidazole glycerol phosphate synthase subunit HisH, coding for MDTKKKVVVFDYGFGNIRSAERALARVGAEVEITRDFDTAMNADGLLVPGVGAFSACMEGLKKARGEWIIGRRLAGGRPVMGICVGMQILFERGIEHGVETEGLDEWPGTVGPLKADVVPHMGWNTVESPEDSRLFAGLDPEARYYFVHSYAAHDWSLEVTNANIRAPRVTWATHGERFVAAVENGALWATQFHPEKSGDAGAQLLTNWIETL